A window of Bacteroidales bacterium contains these coding sequences:
- a CDS encoding nucleotidyltransferase domain-containing protein, whose translation MIAESKTSEKVRKIASGYDPEKIILFGSYASGTASDDSDIDIFVVKDTELPRPRRT comes from the coding sequence ATGATAGCAGAAAGCAAAACATCGGAAAAAGTTAGGAAGATTGCTTCCGGATACGATCCTGAAAAAATCATTTTGTTTGGCTCGTATGCCAGCGGAACAGCTTCGGATGATAGCGATATTGACATTTTTGTTGTGAAGGACACCGAATTACCTCGCCCCCGGAGGAC